One region of Ostrinia nubilalis chromosome 14, ilOstNubi1.1, whole genome shotgun sequence genomic DNA includes:
- the LOC135078116 gene encoding uncharacterized protein LOC135078116: MEQPQNKTTVEALINAIKERPVLWSPDDPLFKVKKVVNKTWDEIQELLPQYEVEDLRRKWKNLKDSYRKEFKKSCKITSSFDGTEWYESPWQYYNSMSFMRNILLKSPEQKPLLLENVPDAPQFPADQNPVERNCVEQKPVKQKPVDQKPLERKPVEHKPATRKRAAPKPAEPKPAESEEVSSDSSSSSSSKESTHVIKKRNVAPYNKMGKIRAEYLEIEKRKLKMLEDEIKRSQNNEGAAKSEDYHFLMSLMPQMEKLEPVQKLRVRNKINKIFIEELLSTHMDLDEDDSVKSEPIS, translated from the exons ATGGAGCAACCGCAAAACAAAACCACCGTAGAAGCGCTCATCAACGCTATAAAAGAACGACCTGTACTATGGTCGCCAGATGACCCCTTATTTAAAGTCAAAAAGGTCGTCAACAAGACATGGGACGAAATACAGGAACTGTTGCCGCAGTATGAAG TTGAAGATTTGCGACGAAAATGGAAAAACTTGAAAGATTCCTACAGAAAAGAATTTAAAAAGTCTTGcaaaataacatcttcttttGACGGCACAGAATGGTATGAATCACCGTGGCAATATTATAATTCGATGTCATTTATGCGAAACATACTGCTGAAATCGCCAGAACAGAAACCACTCCTGCTAGAAAATGTTCCAGATGCTCCACAGTTTCCCGCGGACCAGAATCCTGTGGAACGGAACTGCGTGGAACAAAAGCCCGTGAAACAGAAACCAGTGGATCAAAAACCATTGGAACGGAAACCCGTGGAACATAAACCCGCGACACGGAAACGCGCGGCACCGAAACCCGCGGAACCGAAACCCGCGGAATCTGAAGAGGTATCTAGTGACAGCAGCAGTAGCAGCAGCAGCAAAGAAAGCACGCATGTTATTAAAAAGAGGAATGTAGCGCCATATAATAAAATGGGTAAAATTAGAGCAGAGTACTTGGAGATTGAAAAGAGAAAACTTAAAATGCTGGAAGATGAAATAAAAAGAAGTCAAAATAATGAAGGAGCTGCAAAATCCGAAGATTACCACTTTTTAATGAGCTTGATGCCTCAAATGGAAAAATTAGAACCTGTCCAGAAACTCAGAGTTcgcaataaaattaacaaaatttttataGAAGAATTATTGTCTACTCATATGGATCTGGACGAAGATGATAGCGTCAAGAGCGAGCCCATTTCTTAG